ACACAAGGAAAATGAAATGGAGGCTTTTGCCCCGTTGCCCCGTTAAACATCGTAGTTGATTGTCTAGAGGGGAATTGTTTAATTGGTGGTGGTTGACTCGGCGGCAGTGTTGAAATCTGTTCCGCCTCCATGACTCGTATTTCTCCCTTTAGAACATTTCTCAATTGTTCAAGTGTGAATTCGTCTTTGCCGTGCTGACGAGCTACGTTCTTTCGTACATCGGCTGAGAGCTGATCTAGAAGAATGCACACCAACAGGTCACCGTATGTATCTGGGGACTTTCCCAGAGACTCTAGGCCACGGACATACGACTCTACCTGGTCGTAGAAGCCACGATGGCTTTTTAGATTAGCTTCCGGTTTCTACAGGTTGTATAAGGCTCTCATATAAGCTGTGATCCCCTTCGGTTTTCTTCCATATCGCTCCTTGAGAAGGTCCACTAGGACTGCATAATTTTGGTTGGACGGAATCAAACCGTCGACTGAAGACGAAACGTTTGGGTCCAGTTGGCCCAACAGATAGTTAAACTTGTTGAGGTCTGCTAGCGAATCGTTGCTTTCAATCTTTGCAACAAACGCTTGCCAGAACGGCTGCCACTGAAGAATATCGCCATTAAAGCGAGGCAAGGGGATTTTTGGACGGCTCGTCGCTCGAGAAGGAACACTTGGTGCTGGAGTGTGAGGATCAATATCTGAATTTGCACGACGCAGTGCATTGATTCTGTAACGAAAAAGATCTCCAGCGTCTTGAATTACGGTATTTTCAGCATCAGTTGCTTCAATTTCCTCCTGTAAATCTTCTTCGCTAGTGACATTAAGAATCTGCTGATCCATCTCTTCCAACACATCATACGGACTTTTAGCTCAACTAGCTTGCTCTCAAGTTCGTGAATCTTTCGAGCTGGCCACGTGGTGATAATGACGCTAACACACGATAATTTGAGATTTCCCTGTCTCAATCAGGTCGTTTGGAACCGTCACCTTTCGTGACGTTAAcgtgaaataaaagaaaaccaagacCACTATCCTGGTTAAGACACCAAATTTGTCAGATAATTCCTAACATTAACTTTAAGTCTTTTGAATCTTGGAGTCAGATCTGTATTTTGCAACCTTTCGCTACCACAGAAAATGAGCTACTGCCTTCTGGCAAACATTTTAGACCTCAAGGACAATCAAAGAGGGGTAAGGGGAAAATATGATGCGCTCAATAACCCGAGGGGTTTGACACGCTCAGGCTTGTCTGGGCCCAACAGTTGGGCTTCGACTTGTCATTACAAAATGCGAAGAGCAATACAATTAAATTGAAGACATTCTTGAGGGGGTTGGAATTTTCCGACAGGAGTGTAAATGTCAGTTTTTCATCACGTCTGTTGAATATAAAACGGTTGATGTCACCGTCTGGTCTTGCGTCTTAATTATAAGCTCACTTAGAGCtattttatgaaaaaaaattacatttctTAAATGAAATCTGAAATTTCACAATAAAGTGAAACTTTGAGTGCGTCTGATTTCTTGAAAACGGCTGAATCAAACGTCTGGCGACCTGACGTTAGAATCCGTGTATTTTTGTATAATTTACCATGTAAAAATTTTCCCCATAAATAGTTTGTGTTTTTGGCCAAATCACGCTGACTTTGGGATTGAATAACTCCCGAACCCAGACGGTCTGAATAGTCAGACGCGCCATCTCGTGGTTCTCCCACCCTCCCAACCCAAACCAGATAGTCAAGTCTTCTCTTAAAAAGTTTGTGTTAATTGTGACAAGGGCTCCCTGACTAATAGAGATATTTTTAAATCTCGTTTTACCGTCCGCTAGCTTGATGATAACTGGTGGAATTTTGGTTTCAGAGTTGCACGGTTGTTTATGGGTGGGCTGCAGATATTCATGAGATTGGAGCGATGCATAACGGATTCATAACGCGACGTGGTTCTGATGTAATCGGCACGTGAGGGGGAAGGGACAGAGAGCTGTTTCGCAAGGAAGGTACACAGCCTGTGGCCGGAAGGATGATGATTTGCCTGGGGCCTACTGTAGGTAATGGGTGTCACTATGAGACGGTGTGGCACGTCCTTTCGCTACAAAGACTCAGAGCGAACTCTCAATTAAACACCAAtaacaaactaaaattgatAAATACAGTTTTACTTCTAGCAGACCTGTACAAATGTTTTTCCTTAATTTCTAAACAAGACCATGACGTTGCCAGGCAACGTAATCGCTTATCTTACTTTTAAAGGTAAATAGACTAtattgtaaagaaccaaaacaatttattctttattcttttccttatttttccttgccctttattcttacgtaacattaattttttatacgccactcttttctatgtaatttcttccttagacgtcttacagactgatttacctTTCAATCGTTCAACATATGCTCACCGACTTAAGACATAcctttgtcttcattttttcaaagtaacagacaaagcattgtcttaagattcggcttttttaaatacgatattattccttccgctagtgattggtagctgtatttaaagttgacttattcatatttttgtcattatatgttaagtttaatttttttttgccggcctCACCAAGAggtctgattctttcttttgtttagacaaagcattgtcttaagatttgtctgttttaaatacgatattattcctccCGCTAGTGATTGTtagctgtatttaaagttgacttattcatatttttgtcattatatgttaagtttaatttttttttgccggccttaccaagagggctgattctttcttttgtttagacaaagcattgtcttaagatttgtctgttttaaatacgatattattccttccgctagtgattggtagctgtatttaaagttgtcttattcatatttttgtcattatatgttaagtttaattttttttgccggccttaccaagagggctgattctttcttttgtttagacaaagcattgtcttaagatttgtctgttttaaatacgatattattcctcgcgctagtgattggtagctgtatttcaagtttaatttgtcatgtttttgtcattatatgttaagtctaaggtttttcggccttaccaagagggcttattctctcttttttttaaagacaaagcattgtcttaataTTAGCCTGTTTTAAAAACGATATTATACCTtgcgctagtgattggtagctgtatataaagttaactaattcatgtttttgtcattatatgttaagttgaatgttttttcgGCCTTACCATGAGTGCtgctcctgtttgttttttcttcagacATAGGCAAGtcttaagtttttttcaatagttatttaaaattaaattttaaaagtatttatcaatttcatcaaggaattttacaaatattaatttgaaataatttatGATTATAAATTTGTGAAGTCaagcagtcgacattttttcccctccccctccctagacgacgaattcgactgcgctgaTCCTTTCGGCGAGCTCCGGAAGCATTGCTCGACTTGGCGGTATGGGCAGTATGGTTCAAAACACGGTCTAACAGGAGAGGTAGACTAACGCCATAAGAGCTTTTTGTCTCAGTAGGGTGGGAGGgttatacatttattttatccCTTTTCAATTCACAGCATAAACGTCCAAACGTTTATATTCCCTTtcataattttcaaaaaaatgttctGTTTTAATGGTATGGGtgtcatttaaaatttcagaCACAGCCTTATCTTAAGTCGCAGAGCATATGTTGAGGGTTGCACattttgagaattttttttcttttaacttagcatttctttaaaaacttcTCAAATCCAAGAatctttcatttaaaaaatacttcagACAAAGCAACGTCTTAagattttatctatttttacGAAAGCGCTATTACCATGTAATTTTGGGGattatgcaaatttttactaactaagaatttttttaattaactaAGCCAATCTTCATAAGGAATCACAATCGGAAGCATCTAAATTAACTCTAAATAGTACCGAAGtagaaaaaattatgtaactaaacaaggaaaatcttatttttttttgtaatttaagttttatttaatcaagaaaaacacaaattatttcttttttagtcaaaagatctttattgtttaatattaaaagccaaaaaagaaatttaaaaatttcagaCAAAGCCTTTTCAGAAGAATTACCTTGGTGTTTCGATTCGTTTGTTCGGTTGACGTCTCTCAAGCACCACAAttagttattattttaattttgcaacGGGACGGATCAGAGAAAAGGTTCTCTTACTTTTATTAAATACAATATTGCTTTAAAAGAgtcaaacatttatttttcataactTTTAGTAAGAATTATGCAATTTGTATTCTAAATTATATTGCAGATTCATCATCTTCCGAATAGCTAGATGAGctttctgtttcttcatcaGAATATTCGGATTCTGAGAGAGAATCGTAATTGTCTTCATGAGATGTGTCAAACTCAAATTCTGGTTCAGAatgatttgtttgtgtttcacATACGAAATCTGAAAAATCCTGGTTGCACtttaaattaaatgttgttagagccatttgaatttttaaattaagatGATGAACTTCAGAAACTTTCATGACGGATTTCCCTTTCGCAAATTTCTCGTCTTCTCCGGTATGTTTTTGACTTGGTTGTTGTAGTGATGACCGTTTATCAATGAGGAATCGCATGTAGTTTATCATTTTATTCTTACTCAATGTAATTTCCTCCCTTGCTCTTTTCAATAGCATCCAACAATCAACAATATTATATTTGTCGGCAAGGGAAACTGCAAAAACGACGAAATgaagtttttacttaaaaaagtaaaattttttttatttttacgtgtgGGAAAGTGCGTGTCATCCCGATCCAGAACTGTTTCCCAAGGAAAGACACCTTCATTGAAATCCTCGTAAGAAATTGGAAGCGTTGTATCCTtagaattaattaattcaatcgtTTCCAAAGCCTTTCGTTTAGTTTCCGTCAAAACCCGCCTTAATTTAGTGCGACTcttcgaattttcttttttagtacAAGTTCGATACTCTGAGTAAGTAATGCGGtctcaatttattttttgtaatataCCTGCTTCTTTAGAgatagaaatggaagtagtcTTTAAATGAGCATGTAAGCCCTCCAGCATTCTTCTCAGTGTATCAACTGTagtctttttggtttttctttggtcAAGAATTGCCTTAGCTTTTGTCTCCAGCTCCTTGTGAATCAGTGGAAGATCATTATATACGAGGTTATGGGTTTCCAACAATTTCTCGAGTTTTGGAGTGCcttgtttgatttcctttcttgcctaagaaaattttcgttattttcaaataattattCAACCTGTATTGCAAAGTTGTTTACTTTTTCTAGCTTTTTGCGTAGAAGGAAATGCATATTTTCAATATTACCCCAGTTCCAATAAAGAATAGCTAATGTTAAAAAATCGTTTCTGTCTAAATGAAGTAAGAGTAAAATCGTTGAATTAATAGTTAACAATGCAACAATGTTTGctaatagaccaagatcggatgctgagttgccaaggctgaattccgacctggggtatttttcctctcgggccctataggagggaaatgaaaaataatatatttaattaagttgtagttagttttattacaaaatcttttggaatcgtgtactatacctctgtgctgatataatacaaaaaattttatctccaaaaaagctgttatttttccaggaaactttttgaaaggtacttgtttacaatgtaccgtagcagacgtaaagtgattgactctgacactgtagtgtcaaactgttttcgttttttatgtcatgagtagtgtagtttgtgatgtcagtaatgagttatttgacacaattagtctttttaagttatctgattatgctaaaggatttattcataaggaaaaagaaatttacttagaaaaacgtctgcttcttgttctacagttgcaatacggggagggggggggtgttgtggaaaggtaaacaagtacctttcaaaaagtttcctggaaaaataacagcttttttggagataaaattgtttgtattatatcagcacaggtATAGGTataggtatagtacacgattccaaaagattttgtaataaaactaactacaacttaattaaatatattatttttcatttccctcctatagggcccgagaggaaaaataccccaggtcagaattcagccttggcaactcagcatccgatcttggtctataaaTACAGTAAGAAGCTCTATTACTATGTTTGGCCATATGCTTTAGCACATAAGCATATAGATACAATTTGGAGAAAACTTGCTCGTGCTCTTCTCCTCCAGTTAAGCCCATTCCAGTTGTCCAGCGGGGATTCCATAAAATCTGTTTTGTACATATATATTTCAAGCTTGAGAGAAGACTTTGCTTCATAATTTATTGATATAATACCTTGCATGGCAATTGATGTGCATTCTTATGCATGATAGGCAAGATTCCTGTCATTTCACTTGTTAGATTACGGTATTCAGGAAAATGACGAGccacttttgttttcatccatTTCCAGTATTGGCATACCACGTCGTAGCAGAAGAATTTGGCGTTACTTTTCATGGCTTCGTTGTGCATAAATGCAGTATGGGTCCACGATTCACCTTTAAACATGTTGATTGCGTATGGTACAACGCAGTGCTTGCAAGAGCTAACGACGAGCCCAGTCTCGTCATACTTCTTTTGTTCATTGGAGTCTTCTCTTGCGGCCTTAAAAGCCGATCCCCCACacatctgtttcttttttgtctacAAAATAAGATATGGGAATTAAAAATACTATAAAATTATGATTAATCATATCGTAGTCCAGCATGTCAAATCTAGtagtttcaaatgaaatgtaattgCGTACAGTAGAAACTTTGTTGTAAATCCTTTGACGGAAATTTTCAACTTCTGTATCGGATTTGATAACTAAGTTTCCAAACCTCGCCTGTGGCTGTTCCATTctattgaaataataaaacttaagACCAGTCTTTGTCGTGTTTTCTTGTACACGCATCTTACGTTCTTTCGTTTTCTGGATTGTGCACTTTTCCAGCCGAGCTTAAGCGCCTCAATTTTACGATAGCGTCAGAAGATCTGACTAAAGGTTCTTTCCCACAACTTGGGCAATGAGTTTTGTCTCTTTTCAGCACTTCTTGGTCAATATAGTGGCGACAGGTTTCCCACTCTCTTTCCGCAGTAGTAAATAACGGTACGTTAATCGGTCCATTCTTCCAAATCAACCAAATCATAATTATAACAATTGAATAAATTGTACTGCTTTGTGTCACGTACCCGTCCATATTCTTTAGATACGTCTTCAAGAGTGCGAGCGTACATGTTCTTTGAAGAACCTGGACACTTGTGGGAAATGTGATACCCTAATAGAAGTGCCTCTTCTGAAAAAAGATATGTAACTTTCTCTGATAAACTTGCAGggaaaaaaccagaaaatatATAGTCGTCGATAGTGGCTTTCGTAACAGTATGGCAACTATCACAAACAAAATTAGTTCCCTTTAACAGAAACCGACctgtccaattattttttaaattattagaTAGTCTTTAGAATACGGTCTACATTGAATGTTATTTTTACCTTGCTCAGTGACAACCACGATTGATTCTGTGAGATTGGGTGTAAGCGACATCGATCCAAGGCAGTTTACATCACAGCATTTAAGAGGCACAAAGCATGGTAAACAAACATCTGTAAAAGAGCATAATAGTTGAGAAACACGTGTgtctgaatttttatttttagacaGATACCTTTTGTTATAATGTTTCCTTCTTCATCGATAAAATGATGGGGCTGTAATGTTTCCAGGGTTTCGCAAGAACACAATAGTCTTCGATGAAATGGCATGCTGGAGTGTGTGTTTGCATCACATTGATGGCAAAGGTGTCTTTTGCAGGTCATACATCTAACAGCGTAGAAGTTCAAATCACCATGACACTGGTCACATTTTGAATGAAATAGTGGCTGTCTTGATACATATTCTgtaaaaattcttcttctagCATGCTGTCCCCATGCACCAAATGTTTGTCGTTCTTGCCATGTTCGATGTTGTCTTACCTGCATGCTTTCTAAGTCGTTTTTCACTTCTCTTCTTAGCTTATCTGCAAAGATAAAATTTCACTTTATTTAtataaccaaaataaa
This genomic stretch from Daphnia magna isolate NIES linkage group LG10, ASM2063170v1.1, whole genome shotgun sequence harbors:
- the LOC123476902 gene encoding uncharacterized protein LOC123476902, which produces MAEVSSLSESENYVESDFETSSTEEKKKKNVYPKRKRKYHHLSEHFSKSKNNVKVKSSSTAGKTFTYLGKTRKKKNSTLSGDSLQHSSQSVQQPQTVSSFTTHHSAHDIATDEFPSAISLEDLDKLRREVKNDLESMQVRQHRTWQERQTFGAWGQHARRRIFTEYVSRQPLFHSKCDQCHGDLNFYAVRCMTCKRHLCHQCDANTHSSMPFHRRLLCSCETLETLQPHHFIDEEGNIITKDVCLPCFVPLKCCDVNCLGSMSLTPNLTESIVVVTEQGRFLLKGTNFVCDSCHTVTKATIDDYIFSGFFPASLSEKVTYLFSEEALLLGYHISHKCPGSSKNMYARTLEDVSKEYGRNGPINVPLFTTAEREWETCRHYIDQEVLKRDKTHCPSCGKEPLVRSSDAIVKLRRLSSAGKVHNPENERTMEQPQARFGNLVIKSDTEVENFRQRIYNKVSTTKKKQMCGGSAFKAAREDSNEQKKYDETGLVVSSCKHCVVPYAINMFKGESWTHTAFMHNEAMKSNAKFFCYDVVCQYWKWMKTKVARHFPEYRNLTSEMTGILPIMHKNAHQLPCKILWNPRWTTGMGLTGGEEHEQVFSKLYLYAYVLKHMAKHNRNDFLTLAILYWNWGNIENMHFLLRKKLEKARKEIKQGTPKLEKLLETHNLVYNDLPLIHKELETKAKAILDQRKTKKTTVDTLRRMLEGLHAHLKTTSISISKEAENSKSRTKLRRVLTETKRKALETIELINSKDTTLPISYEDFNEGVFPWETVLDRDDTHFPTLSLADKYNIVDCWMLLKRAREEITLSKNKMINYMRFLIDKRSSLQQPSQKHTGEDEKFAKGKSVMKVSEVHHLNLKIQMALTTFNLKCNQDFSDFVCETQTNHSEPEFEFDTSHEDNYDSLSESEYSDEETESSSSYSEDDESAI